A region of Streptomyces sp. NBC_01264 DNA encodes the following proteins:
- a CDS encoding TetR/AcrR family transcriptional regulator, which produces MKQDRSRRTHALVLDAAATEFAAHGFARTNLQIVAKHTGLTKGAVYGHFSSKEALADELVRLFEESWGDLLCSAERCGQGPEEGLRALVLGLTRHVQEDVRFTAGLRLAAEDARALGKTPAFVGGLGATISRLVRDAQECGVVDPALDAEPLGRLLLALVLGMHQITSAGGADPTHQQVLAVGDLILLLIRPATS; this is translated from the coding sequence ATGAAACAGGACAGGTCGCGACGTACTCACGCGCTCGTCTTGGACGCGGCCGCCACGGAGTTCGCGGCTCACGGTTTCGCCCGTACCAATCTGCAGATCGTGGCGAAGCACACCGGACTGACCAAGGGGGCGGTGTACGGCCACTTCTCCTCCAAGGAGGCCTTGGCCGACGAGCTGGTCCGGCTCTTCGAGGAGAGCTGGGGGGACTTGCTGTGCAGCGCCGAGCGGTGCGGGCAGGGACCCGAGGAGGGGCTGCGCGCCCTGGTGCTGGGGCTGACCCGGCACGTCCAGGAGGACGTACGGTTCACGGCGGGCCTGCGCCTGGCCGCCGAGGACGCGCGGGCGCTGGGCAAGACCCCCGCCTTCGTGGGCGGGTTGGGCGCCACGATCTCCCGTCTCGTCCGGGACGCGCAGGAGTGCGGGGTCGTCGACCCCGCACTCGACGCGGAGCCCTTGGGCCGACTGCTGCTCGCCCTCGTACTCGGCATGCACCAGATCACGTCCGCGGGCGGCGCCGATCCCACGCACCAACAAGTCCTGGCCGTAGGGGATTTGATCCTGCTCCTCATCCGGCCCGCGACGTCCTGA
- a CDS encoding HAD family hydrolase yields the protein MPRHEPSPIAFFDVDETLITVTSMIGFLAFHPEREGAGSSDFDRACADLLARRQHGVAREELNRAYYRLFAGCTQESLAAAGRAWFRQEAAKGGLLHRPTLAALHRHRRAGHRIALVSGAPRHCLDPLAEALGGALVLCAGQRSAGGVLTGEIDAPVIGEEKAVRASRAMRAYGVDAGDCFAYGDHSSDLPLLCAVGHPVVVGDDPVLVARAGREGWPVLPGVRGAGNGAGAGISVGAGDAVGAGDAVGARDVTSARDVTSARDAGGAAGQVRTSRAG from the coding sequence GTGCCCCGCCACGAGCCGTCGCCCATCGCCTTCTTCGACGTGGACGAAACACTCATCACCGTCACGAGCATGATCGGCTTCCTGGCCTTCCACCCGGAGCGCGAGGGCGCCGGATCCTCGGACTTCGACCGGGCGTGCGCCGACCTGCTGGCCCGGCGGCAGCACGGAGTGGCACGCGAGGAACTCAACCGCGCGTACTACCGCCTCTTCGCGGGCTGCACGCAGGAGTCCCTCGCCGCGGCCGGCCGGGCGTGGTTCCGGCAGGAGGCCGCCAAGGGCGGCCTCCTGCACCGGCCGACGCTCGCGGCGCTGCACCGCCACCGCCGCGCCGGCCACCGCATCGCGCTGGTCTCGGGAGCGCCCCGCCATTGCCTCGACCCGCTGGCCGAAGCGCTCGGGGGCGCTCTCGTTCTGTGCGCCGGTCAGCGCAGTGCGGGCGGGGTGCTCACGGGGGAGATCGACGCCCCGGTGATCGGCGAGGAGAAGGCCGTACGGGCGAGCCGGGCCATGCGGGCGTACGGGGTCGATGCGGGTGACTGCTTCGCGTACGGCGACCACTCGAGCGACCTTCCGCTGCTGTGCGCGGTGGGGCACCCGGTGGTCGTCGGCGACGATCCGGTACTGGTCGCCCGCGCGGGCCGCGAGGGCTGGCCCGTGCTGCCCGGCGTCCGCGGTGCGGGTAACGGGGCCGGTGCGGGCATCTCGGTCGGTGCGGGCGACGCGGTCGGTGCGGGCGACGCGGTCGGTGCGCGCGACGTGACCAGTGCGCGCGACGTGACCAGTGCGCGCGACGCGGGTGGTGCGGCCGGGCAGGTCAGGACGTCGCGGGCCGGATGA
- a CDS encoding LysR family transcriptional regulator: protein MELQHLRAFREVARELSFTQAARNLHCAQSTVTGQIKILEQGLGVELFHRRGRLPVELTEAGALLQPRAEQILCAVETTVREVRSSRTPSQGRSAGSRLRPLMRV from the coding sequence GTGGAACTCCAGCACCTCCGCGCCTTCCGCGAAGTAGCGCGGGAGCTGAGCTTCACCCAGGCGGCGAGGAACCTGCACTGCGCGCAGTCCACGGTCACCGGCCAGATCAAGATCCTGGAACAGGGCCTCGGGGTGGAGCTCTTCCACCGACGGGGCCGGCTGCCGGTCGAACTCACCGAGGCGGGAGCACTGTTGCAGCCCCGTGCGGAGCAGATCCTGTGCGCCGTCGAGACCACCGTCCGCGAAGTCCGCTCGAGCCGGACGCCGTCGCAGGGGCGGTCGGCCGGCAGCCGTCTCCGCCCGCTGATGAGGGTGTAG
- a CDS encoding ScbA/BarX family gamma-butyrolactone biosynthesis protein codes for MLSSPSLAPGPVSRANPLSLPRQASPGSSPRNGALTFDRTVPRSLVHRASVAEVFLTDGRRGDGNRVRVAAQWPRHHALYQPDAEGGSDPLLLVETVRQAAIYTAHRFYEVPLTHIFIFRDLDFHIVDPGALVVGGEPLELVLDGSFVPEAHPSGNRIGARFEAWVETGGRRCARVSVRLLAVGAELYEVLRNRRAPAAGGRGAAAGVPGAQLRMLDAAEAGRHRQENVLLSVDRTAAPGRYLMRVDRDHPGYFEHSCDHVPGMALVEAFRQAGCHLVGTGRESAEGESGHRAAPWSLAFSEVRFDAFGELREPTVIEVVGGVAALPSTGRHGLRRVQLAAVQGDRTIARSTALYRPRVSVEPSGEGSSWNSSTSAPSAK; via the coding sequence TTGCTGTCCAGTCCTTCGCTCGCGCCCGGCCCGGTCTCCCGCGCCAATCCGCTGAGCCTGCCCCGGCAGGCGTCGCCGGGGTCCTCGCCCCGGAACGGTGCCCTGACCTTCGACCGGACGGTCCCGCGTTCCCTGGTCCACCGCGCCTCGGTGGCCGAGGTCTTCCTCACCGACGGCCGCCGCGGCGACGGCAACCGCGTACGGGTCGCCGCACAGTGGCCCCGCCACCACGCGCTCTACCAGCCGGACGCCGAGGGCGGCAGCGACCCGCTGCTGCTGGTGGAGACCGTCCGGCAGGCGGCCATCTACACCGCACACCGCTTCTACGAGGTCCCGCTGACGCACATCTTCATCTTCCGCGACCTCGACTTCCACATCGTGGACCCCGGTGCGCTGGTGGTGGGAGGCGAGCCGCTCGAACTCGTCCTCGACGGCAGCTTCGTGCCCGAGGCCCACCCGTCCGGGAACCGCATCGGAGCGCGCTTCGAGGCGTGGGTGGAGACCGGCGGCCGCCGCTGCGCCCGGGTGTCGGTACGACTGCTCGCGGTCGGCGCGGAGTTGTACGAGGTGCTGCGCAACCGGCGTGCCCCCGCGGCCGGCGGTCGCGGTGCGGCGGCCGGCGTGCCCGGCGCGCAGCTCCGTATGCTCGACGCCGCCGAAGCCGGACGGCACAGGCAGGAGAACGTCCTGCTGTCCGTCGACCGGACGGCCGCCCCGGGGCGGTACCTCATGCGCGTGGACCGCGACCACCCCGGCTACTTCGAGCACTCCTGCGACCACGTGCCCGGCATGGCCTTGGTCGAGGCGTTCCGGCAGGCGGGATGTCATCTGGTCGGGACCGGGCGGGAGTCGGCGGAGGGCGAGTCCGGTCACCGGGCCGCTCCGTGGTCCCTCGCGTTCTCCGAGGTCCGTTTCGACGCGTTCGGCGAGCTGCGCGAACCTACCGTGATCGAGGTCGTCGGCGGTGTGGCGGCCCTGCCGTCCACGGGCCGCCACGGACTCCGCCGCGTCCAACTGGCCGCCGTCCAGGGGGACCGCACCATCGCGCGCAGCACGGCCCTCTACCGTCCGCGGGTTTCCGTCGAGCCGTCGGGGGAGGGGAGCTCGTGGAACTCCAGCACCTCCGCGCCTTCCGCGAAGTAG
- a CDS encoding ScbR family autoregulator-binding transcription factor produces MNSSDTTISTGSTRQQPARELKQERARRTREQILWAAAEEFQEKGYPVVTLQDVATRTGLTKGAVYFHFTNKEALAVAVVEEHYARWAPLVTEVRESERSPLDIMITVLDRTAELFRDDTMVQAGARLQIERSLIQADLPQPYVGWQELLTSLAAAAVEAGQLRPGTSPEALARVIVAAFFGTQHISDVLTGRADLMDRYTELRDIIFAGVTV; encoded by the coding sequence ATGAACAGCAGCGACACCACGATCAGCACGGGCTCGACGCGCCAGCAGCCGGCCCGCGAGCTGAAGCAGGAGCGCGCCCGCCGGACCAGGGAGCAGATCCTGTGGGCCGCGGCCGAGGAGTTCCAGGAGAAGGGCTACCCGGTGGTGACGCTGCAGGACGTCGCCACCCGGACCGGGCTGACCAAGGGCGCCGTCTATTTCCACTTCACCAACAAGGAGGCCCTCGCGGTCGCCGTGGTCGAGGAGCACTACGCCCGCTGGGCGCCCCTGGTGACCGAGGTGCGGGAGTCCGAGCGCTCGCCGCTGGACATCATGATCACCGTCCTGGACCGCACCGCGGAACTCTTCCGCGACGACACGATGGTCCAGGCCGGGGCCCGGCTGCAGATCGAACGCTCGCTGATCCAGGCGGACCTCCCCCAGCCGTACGTGGGCTGGCAGGAACTGCTGACCTCACTGGCCGCCGCGGCGGTCGAGGCCGGCCAGCTGCGCCCGGGCACCTCCCCCGAGGCGCTCGCCCGCGTGATCGTCGCCGCGTTCTTCGGCACCCAGCACATCTCCGACGTGCTCACCGGCCGGGCCGACCTGATGGATCGCTACACCGAGCTCCGCGACATCATCTTCGCCGGCGTCACCGTCTGA
- a CDS encoding acyl carrier protein, which translates to MKLEAVISDVLAIPLGEVDDSLGPVRDDRWDSLKQMQLIVTLEEHYKVTFSRQDLRAMKSVGAVREVLLSKGVAA; encoded by the coding sequence ATGAAGCTTGAAGCGGTCATCTCGGATGTGCTCGCCATACCCCTGGGGGAAGTCGACGACAGCCTGGGACCTGTGCGCGACGACCGCTGGGACAGCCTGAAGCAGATGCAGCTGATCGTCACCCTGGAAGAGCACTACAAGGTCACCTTCTCGCGGCAGGACCTGCGTGCCATGAAGTCCGTCGGCGCGGTGCGCGAGGTGCTGCTGAGCAAGGGGGTGGCGGCGTGA
- a CDS encoding thiamine pyrophosphate-dependent dehydrogenase E1 component subunit alpha: MTLTGQAPSGTAPAALGDSDLTSLLMIRHFEWKLLDLFAEGKLNGTTHTCLGQEYVPVSLNPLLTSGDFLFSNHRGHGHYLARFADPAGLLAEITGREGAVCGGVGGSQHIFRDSYLSTGIQGESLPVAAGAALHFKRAGLPHVAVVYIGDGTWGEGSVYEALNIARLWELPLLVVVENNGISQTTPGSVNMAGTVAGRARAFDVDHHRVTSNDVRHIRAELAPLIDRVRHQHQPLVVEFDTVRLGPHSKGDDTRPAREIEAARARDWYAALRAEDPERFDRHDQEQRELIAGVAADVLARPLVAGETA; the protein is encoded by the coding sequence GTGACGCTCACCGGGCAGGCCCCATCGGGTACGGCGCCGGCTGCTCTCGGGGACAGCGACCTCACCTCCCTGCTGATGATCAGGCACTTCGAGTGGAAGCTGCTCGATCTGTTCGCGGAAGGGAAGCTCAACGGTACGACGCACACCTGCCTCGGCCAGGAGTACGTACCGGTCTCCCTGAACCCGCTGCTCACCTCCGGCGACTTCCTCTTCAGCAACCACCGGGGCCACGGCCACTACCTCGCCCGGTTCGCCGACCCCGCCGGGCTGCTCGCCGAGATCACCGGCCGCGAAGGAGCCGTCTGCGGGGGCGTGGGCGGCAGCCAGCACATCTTCCGCGACAGCTACCTGTCCACCGGCATCCAGGGCGAGAGCCTGCCGGTCGCCGCGGGTGCGGCACTGCACTTCAAGCGGGCCGGCCTGCCGCACGTCGCCGTCGTCTACATCGGCGACGGGACCTGGGGCGAGGGCTCGGTGTACGAGGCCCTGAACATCGCCCGGCTGTGGGAGCTGCCGCTGCTGGTGGTGGTCGAGAACAACGGGATCTCCCAGACCACGCCGGGCAGCGTCAACATGGCCGGCACGGTCGCGGGCCGGGCCCGCGCCTTCGACGTCGACCACCACCGGGTGACGAGCAACGACGTACGCCACATCCGCGCCGAGCTGGCCCCGCTCATCGACCGGGTGCGCCACCAACACCAGCCGCTGGTCGTGGAGTTCGACACCGTACGGCTCGGCCCGCACAGCAAGGGCGACGACACCCGCCCCGCGCGGGAGATCGAGGCGGCCCGCGCGCGCGACTGGTACGCCGCGCTGCGCGCGGAGGACCCCGAGCGCTTCGACCGGCACGACCAAGAGCAACGAGAACTGATCGCCGGGGTGGCCGCCGATGTCCTGGCACGCCCGCTGGTGGCTGGAGAGACCGCATGA
- a CDS encoding alpha-ketoacid dehydrogenase subunit beta, with protein MKRNERVGENLNQALHRVMESHEDVYLIGEDVLDPYGGAFNITKGLSDRFADRVLTTPISENAILGVANGLALTGNKPIAEMMFGDFITLAFDQIVNFSAKSVSMYGATHLMHLVVRCPVGGRRGYGPTHSQSPQKHFLGVPDLHLFELSPFHDNAKVVEGMVELGKPCIFFEDKVLYTERRHQGGPVADLFSLEFTGEDPFPVARLFIEDTDPDLVVVAPGGLAQRAVDAARELFLEHEIACEIHVPSALYPFDARLLAEPVARAGRVCVVEDAPPGGSWGAEVAHQLYSTCWDSLRAPVRLVHSADSVIPTALHLERDVLVSSESLGLALKELAQ; from the coding sequence ATGAAGCGCAACGAGCGCGTGGGCGAGAACCTGAACCAGGCCCTGCACCGGGTGATGGAGTCCCACGAGGACGTCTATCTGATCGGCGAGGACGTCCTCGACCCGTACGGCGGTGCCTTCAACATCACCAAGGGGCTCTCGGACCGCTTCGCCGACCGGGTGCTGACCACGCCCATCAGCGAGAACGCCATCCTGGGCGTCGCCAACGGCCTCGCCCTGACCGGCAACAAGCCGATCGCCGAGATGATGTTCGGGGACTTCATCACGCTGGCCTTCGACCAGATCGTGAACTTCTCCGCCAAGTCCGTCTCCATGTACGGCGCCACCCACCTGATGCACCTGGTGGTGCGCTGCCCGGTCGGCGGCCGGCGCGGTTACGGCCCGACGCACAGCCAGAGCCCGCAGAAGCACTTCCTCGGCGTACCGGATCTGCACCTGTTCGAGCTGTCGCCCTTCCACGACAACGCGAAGGTCGTGGAAGGGATGGTCGAACTGGGCAAGCCCTGCATCTTCTTCGAGGACAAGGTGCTCTACACCGAGCGCCGCCACCAAGGCGGCCCGGTCGCCGACCTGTTCTCGCTGGAGTTCACCGGCGAGGACCCCTTCCCGGTGGCCCGGCTGTTCATCGAGGACACCGACCCCGACCTCGTCGTCGTCGCGCCCGGCGGCCTCGCCCAGCGCGCCGTCGACGCGGCACGCGAGCTGTTCCTGGAGCACGAGATCGCCTGCGAGATCCACGTGCCGTCCGCCCTCTACCCGTTCGACGCCCGGCTGTTGGCGGAGCCCGTCGCACGAGCGGGCCGCGTCTGCGTCGTGGAGGACGCCCCGCCCGGCGGCAGTTGGGGCGCCGAAGTCGCCCACCAGCTGTACTCCACCTGCTGGGACAGCCTCCGCGCCCCCGTCCGTCTCGTCCACTCCGCGGACTCGGTGATCCCGACGGCCCTCCACCTGGAGCGCGACGTCCTGGTGAGCAGCGAGTCCCTCGGACTGGCCCTGAAAGAGCTGGCTCAATGA
- a CDS encoding 2-oxo acid dehydrogenase subunit E2, translating into MIEITVPKLNNNDAQYDLVEWLAEDGATVTKDDDLLTLETSKAAEDLVSEHDGVLHQAVKAGEQVPPGAVIGRIFADAAARDAFLAAAGASAAEAATAGAAAATRTDSSGEGADFVLTAQARTQAAESGVTEEELRSLGKRIIKGSDIEALLARRGASEELPANRLELSQHQRAIGAVVTESHRTVPASFTVVRMRVDAAEAAAKELSARSGTAIGLPAVLITQLAALRADFPAFFATYDEDGYALLAEQSHVGVTVDLGNGLYIPVVRDADRLSAVEVAEQLEDFRFSALRGNFRGSELMGAAITLSLNNDEDVLLTQPIIFPGQTCMVSLGGVQSSLELAADGGVFAARYVHVGLAFDHRVVNGREAVQFLQALKGALRAPELERTAEPAATVG; encoded by the coding sequence ATGATCGAGATCACCGTTCCCAAGCTGAACAACAACGACGCCCAGTACGACCTGGTCGAGTGGCTCGCCGAGGACGGGGCCACCGTCACGAAGGACGACGACCTTCTGACGCTGGAGACCTCCAAGGCTGCCGAGGACCTGGTCAGCGAGCACGACGGAGTGCTGCACCAGGCGGTCAAGGCCGGAGAGCAGGTGCCGCCCGGCGCCGTGATCGGCCGGATCTTCGCCGACGCGGCCGCCCGCGACGCCTTCCTGGCCGCCGCCGGGGCGTCCGCCGCCGAGGCAGCCACCGCCGGGGCAGCCGCCGCGACCCGTACGGACTCCTCCGGCGAGGGCGCGGACTTCGTCCTCACCGCACAGGCACGCACCCAGGCCGCCGAGTCCGGCGTCACCGAGGAGGAGCTGCGCTCCCTCGGCAAGCGGATCATCAAGGGCTCCGACATCGAGGCGCTCCTGGCTCGCCGCGGAGCGTCGGAGGAACTCCCGGCCAACCGGCTCGAGTTGAGCCAGCACCAGCGGGCCATCGGCGCGGTGGTCACCGAATCGCACCGTACGGTCCCGGCGTCCTTCACCGTCGTCCGGATGAGGGTCGACGCCGCCGAGGCCGCCGCCAAGGAGCTCTCGGCACGCTCGGGGACGGCGATCGGCCTGCCCGCCGTGCTGATCACCCAGCTCGCCGCGCTGCGCGCGGACTTCCCCGCCTTCTTCGCCACCTACGACGAGGACGGGTACGCGCTGCTCGCGGAGCAGTCCCACGTGGGCGTGACGGTCGACCTGGGAAACGGCCTGTACATCCCGGTCGTACGGGACGCGGACCGGCTCTCCGCGGTCGAAGTCGCCGAGCAGCTGGAGGACTTCCGCTTCTCGGCGCTGCGCGGGAACTTCCGCGGCAGCGAACTCATGGGGGCGGCCATCACCCTGTCGCTCAACAACGACGAGGACGTGCTGCTGACCCAGCCGATCATCTTCCCCGGCCAGACCTGCATGGTCTCGCTGGGCGGCGTACAGAGCAGCCTCGAACTGGCCGCCGACGGGGGCGTTTTCGCCGCCCGGTACGTGCACGTGGGCCTGGCCTTCGACCACCGGGTCGTCAACGGCAGGGAGGCGGTGCAGTTCCTCCAGGCGCTCAAGGGTGCGCTCCGGGCGCCTGAGCTGGAACGCACGGCGGAGCCGGCGGCGACGGTCGGCTGA